Proteins from a single region of Streptobacillus ratti:
- a CDS encoding BglG family transcription antiterminator, with amino-acid sequence MIGDRNFRILELLKQGKNNIFDISNELNISERMLRYDIEVLNQVFIYYTTLEIIGIKNANLKLLIEDYEEQLSLIPFKEYIFNSFERQVYISLDIFLENNRFKLQELSNKYDISKSTLRNVIKDINLEIEKYGLKIDVDSNKGYNIFGRESKIRFYLINKLRSLNNGKFNVYFFREINKKLLNYSKSIDLERAKELVRKFTEDIKLTDEAFDIVSFYVYISENRNFESHKLLEYEVDNKSFIQKTEEYKKISDHFINENLNALDITMLTDIYLGLHNYNEEDYIYINYIENEDIVNNIINNLNINFSKDFSKDKIFREELLHHIKPAIYRMKKKISLGESISKEVMKEYEDIYNKTKKSLGFKWNSEEISFVTMMVKRALDRMDKNIKKDMIKVLVVCGLGYSSSKLIVENLEENFEVDVIDVIPYNKLKDYENIDKVDLIITTLDILSKRNEAIKVNAIFKKEDIEKLEKYGLPRRNIKISESKLFEFIKENSGKKEEKIKENIRKVLGPWIYMDIEEKKYKRIYDYLIEENIRINVKANNIDEALKIAIDLMVENQIVEKEYYNNLKQQIDKYGKYIQVGDITILPHGRINKDVKKTGFVLITLKDEIDFFDGKIKIIIILASKNKEEHLEAILDINKCLRKYNFEKELIKIENKTEIPKFLKEVLEGEN; translated from the coding sequence ATGATAGGAGATAGAAATTTTAGAATATTAGAGTTATTAAAACAAGGTAAGAATAATATATTTGATATATCTAATGAATTGAATATAAGTGAGAGAATGCTAAGGTATGATATAGAAGTATTAAATCAAGTTTTCATCTATTATACAACATTAGAAATAATAGGTATAAAAAATGCGAATTTAAAATTATTAATTGAAGACTATGAGGAGCAACTATCATTAATTCCTTTTAAAGAATATATTTTTAATTCATTTGAAAGGCAAGTATATATTAGTTTGGATATTTTTTTAGAAAATAATAGATTTAAATTACAGGAATTATCAAATAAGTATGATATTAGTAAATCAACACTTAGAAATGTAATTAAAGATATTAATTTGGAAATAGAAAAATATGGTTTAAAAATAGATGTTGATTCTAATAAAGGATACAATATATTTGGTAGAGAATCAAAGATAAGATTTTATTTAATAAATAAATTAAGAAGTTTAAATAATGGTAAATTTAATGTGTATTTTTTTAGAGAAATTAATAAAAAACTACTTAATTATTCAAAAAGTATAGATTTAGAAAGAGCTAAAGAATTAGTAAGAAAATTTACAGAAGATATTAAACTTACTGATGAAGCTTTTGATATAGTTTCATTTTATGTATATATTAGTGAAAATAGAAATTTTGAATCCCATAAATTACTTGAATATGAAGTGGATAATAAGAGCTTTATTCAAAAAACAGAGGAGTATAAGAAAATATCAGACCATTTTATAAACGAAAACTTAAACGCACTTGATATAACGATGCTTACAGATATATATCTAGGATTACATAACTATAATGAAGAAGATTACATATATATTAATTACATAGAAAATGAAGATATAGTAAATAATATAATTAATAATTTAAATATAAATTTTTCTAAGGATTTTAGTAAAGATAAGATATTTAGAGAAGAACTTTTACATCATATTAAACCTGCAATTTATAGAATGAAGAAAAAGATAAGTCTTGGCGAGAGTATTAGTAAGGAAGTTATGAAAGAATATGAGGATATATATAATAAGACTAAAAAATCTTTAGGATTTAAATGGAATAGTGAAGAGATTTCTTTTGTAACTATGATGGTTAAAAGAGCATTAGATAGAATGGATAAGAATATTAAAAAAGATATGATAAAGGTACTTGTAGTTTGTGGTCTTGGTTATTCAAGTTCAAAGCTAATTGTAGAAAATCTTGAAGAAAACTTTGAAGTAGATGTAATAGATGTGATTCCATATAACAAGCTTAAAGATTATGAAAATATTGATAAAGTAGATTTAATAATTACTACTCTTGATATTTTAAGTAAAAGAAATGAAGCAATAAAAGTGAATGCAATATTTAAAAAAGAAGATATAGAAAAGCTTGAAAAATATGGACTACCTAGAAGAAATATTAAAATATCTGAAAGTAAACTATTTGAATTTATTAAAGAAAATTCTGGTAAAAAAGAAGAGAAAATAAAAGAGAATATTAGAAAAGTTTTAGGTCCTTGGATATATATGGATATAGAAGAAAAGAAGTATAAAAGAATATATGATTATTTGATAGAAGAAAATATAAGAATAAATGTGAAAGCAAATAATATTGATGAGGCTTTAAAAATAGCAATAGATTTAATGGTAGAAAATCAAATAGTAGAAAAAGAATACTATAATAATTTAAAACAGCAAATAGATAAATATGGGAAATATATACAAGTGGGAGATATTACTATACTTCCACATGGAAGAATAAATAAAGATGTTAAGAAAACGGGATTTGTTTTGATAACATTAAAAGATGAAATAGATTTCTTTGATGGGAAAATAAAAATAATCATAATACTTGCATCAAAGAATAAAGAAGAACATTTAGAGGCAATACTTGATATTAATAAATGTTTGAGAAAATATAATTTTGAAAAAGAATTAATTAAAATAGAAAATAAAACGGAAATACCAAAGTTTTTAAAAGAAGTTTTAGAAGGAGAAAATTAA
- a CDS encoding Fic family protein, producing MKLYNTKKELIISTLEEKLAILEAKRPLTEGELERLNEDFLTEYTYNSNAIEGNTLTLRETDMVLRGLTIDKKTLKEHLEVIGHKEVFEYVRQLVSENIEISEKIIKDIHYLVLADKKEDRGVYRRVPVRIMGAAYEPVQPYLIASKMEDLLRKYKNSKEDIITKLARFHIEFEAIHPFIDGNGRTGRLLINLELMKEKYPPIDIKFIDRLKYYEAFDEYHIKHNISSMVNMFAKYLNQRLELYLSILE from the coding sequence ATGAAATTGTATAATACAAAAAAGGAATTAATTATTTCTACATTAGAAGAAAAATTAGCTATTCTTGAAGCAAAAAGACCTTTAACAGAGGGAGAGTTAGAAAGATTAAATGAAGATTTTTTAACTGAATATACATACAATTCAAATGCAATTGAGGGCAATACTTTAACTTTACGTGAAACAGATATGGTTCTTAGAGGGCTTACGATTGATAAAAAAACATTAAAAGAGCATTTGGAAGTAATAGGACATAAGGAAGTATTTGAATATGTAAGACAACTTGTTAGTGAAAATATTGAAATATCTGAGAAAATAATTAAGGACATTCATTATTTAGTTTTGGCTGATAAGAAAGAAGATAGAGGAGTATATAGGAGAGTTCCTGTTAGAATTATGGGAGCAGCATATGAGCCAGTACAACCATATTTAATTGCTTCAAAAATGGAAGATTTATTGAGGAAATATAAAAATAGTAAGGAAGACATTATTACTAAGTTAGCTCGGTTTCATATAGAGTTTGAAGCTATTCACCCTTTTATTGATGGTAATGGAAGAACAGGAAGATTGCTGATTAATTTAGAACTAATGAAAGAGAAATATCCACCTATAGATATTAAATTTATTGATAGACTTAAATATTATGAAGCCTTTGATGAATATCATATAAAACATAATATATCATCAATGGTAAATATGTTTGCAAAATATTTAAATCAAAGATTAGAACTATATTTATCTATTTTGGAATAA
- a CDS encoding glycoside hydrolase family 1 protein: MHHELVASSLVTKIAHEINPNFKIGCMVIAMPAYPMTPNPEDVLAAHNYENLNYMFSDIHVRGYYPNYAKRYFKEQGINVVFEDGDEDLLKNYTVDFLSFSYYMSVTQASDTSKYSSGKGNILGGLVNPYLKASDWGWQIDPIGLRIVLNRYYDRYQIPLFIVENGLGAKDTLIEDKLGNLTVKDDYRIEYMKEHLLQVLEAIKDGVDIMGYTSWGCIDCVSMSTSEMFKRYGLIYVDRNDDGSGTFNRYKKKSFDWYKEVIKSNGEILTK; the protein is encoded by the coding sequence ATTCATCATGAATTAGTTGCATCAAGTTTAGTTACAAAAATAGCTCATGAAATAAATCCTAACTTTAAAATTGGTTGTATGGTTATAGCTATGCCAGCATATCCAATGACACCAAATCCTGAAGATGTTTTAGCTGCTCATAATTATGAAAACTTAAATTATATGTTTTCAGATATTCATGTCAGAGGATATTATCCTAATTATGCTAAAAGATATTTTAAAGAACAAGGGATAAATGTAGTTTTTGAAGATGGAGATGAGGATTTATTAAAAAATTATACAGTAGACTTCCTATCCTTTAGTTATTATATGAGTGTTACACAAGCATCAGATACTTCTAAGTATTCTTCTGGTAAAGGAAATATATTAGGAGGATTAGTAAACCCTTATTTAAAAGCCTCTGATTGGGGTTGGCAAATAGATCCAATAGGACTTAGAATTGTTTTAAATCGTTATTATGATCGTTATCAAATACCTTTATTTATTGTTGAAAATGGATTAGGAGCTAAAGATACTTTAATTGAAGATAAATTAGGGAATTTAACTGTTAAAGATGATTATCGTATAGAGTATATGAAAGAGCATCTTTTACAGGTTTTAGAAGCAATTAAAGATGGTGTTGATATTATGGGATATACTTCTTGGGGTTGTATAGATTGTGTTTCTATGTCTACTTCAGAGATGTTTAAAAGATATGGATTAATTTATGTGGATAGAAATGATGATGGTAGTGGAACTTTTAATAGATACAAGAAGAAATCATTTGATTGGTATAAAGAAGTAATAAAATCAAATGGAGAAATATTAACTAAGTAG
- a CDS encoding glycoside hydrolase family 1 protein has protein sequence MSVFPDNFLWGGAVSANQVEGAYNEGGKGLSVQDVLPNGGLGEPTNEPTKDNLTLSAIDFYHRYKEDIALFAEMGFKVFRTSIAWSRIFPNGDEEYPNEEGLKFYDDLFDELIKHGIEPLVTLSHYETPLYLTRKYNGWVDRRMIGFFEKFSCTVFERYKDKVKYWLTFNEVNSVLELPFTSGGIDKKHLNKIYTRQFIMN, from the coding sequence ATGTCAGTTTTTCCAGATAATTTTTTATGGGGAGGAGCAGTTTCTGCAAATCAAGTAGAGGGAGCATATAATGAAGGAGGTAAAGGTTTATCAGTACAAGATGTATTGCCTAATGGAGGGTTAGGAGAACCAACAAATGAACCTACAAAAGATAATTTAACATTGTCAGCTATTGATTTTTATCATAGGTATAAGGAAGATATAGCCCTGTTTGCTGAAATGGGATTTAAGGTTTTTAGGACTTCAATTGCTTGGAGTAGAATTTTTCCAAATGGAGATGAAGAATATCCAAATGAAGAGGGATTAAAATTTTATGATGACTTGTTTGATGAACTTATTAAACATGGCATAGAGCCACTTGTAACATTATCTCATTATGAAACCCCACTGTATTTAACTAGAAAATATAACGGATGGGTAGATAGAAGAATGATAGGATTTTTTGAAAAATTTTCTTGTACTGTTTTTGAAAGATATAAGGATAAGGTTAAGTATTGGTTAACATTTAATGAAGTAAATTCAGTTTTAGAGTTACCATTTACAAGTGGTGGTATTGATAAAAAACATCTAAACAAGATCTATACCAGGCAATTCATCATGAATTAG
- a CDS encoding beta-glucoside-specific PTS transporter subunit IIABC, translated as MKYRNTSLNILNAVGGEKNILNVTYCVTRLRLELKDESIVSDETVKSIDGVIGVLRKNGQYQIILGNDVENYYKEFIKVGKFKFMNVSQEKKGSILSQIIEYIAGSMTSIIPAILGCGMIKVLVLILPMLGIFESNSQTITFLTIFGDAGYYFLPILLAYSASKKLNVNTALAMFVAGILLHPSFVQIISTGEELKLFGVTVTPANYGSSVIPILIMVYLMKYIEKAFNKITPAVTKSFLQPTLVLIISGFIAIVLVGPLGVIFGKGLLNLIEQMYGMTSWITLAVLGATMPFIIMTGMHWALASIFLAASVATPDVLILPAMLASNLAQGAASMAIAFKSKNNNTKQVAFAAGFSALLAGITEPALYGVTLKYKKPLYAAMIGGGLAGLYVGLTGVKSYIFAVPSIIGLPQFIYSGAPSNILNALIAGMISIIVTFILAYIFGIDEDEKKAPVNLNNIKSGVSNRKNVYAPISGKIVPLKDVNDTTFSEKLLGEGIAIIPENGKIYAPFDGIVTSIFPTKHAITLTSDDGVELLIHIGLETVKLEGKGFESKISDGDRVTKGQLILEVDLETILSAGYEIITPVIVTNTQNYLDVLLVPTKDEIIHSNELLAIL; from the coding sequence ATGAAATATAGAAATACTTCACTTAATATTTTAAATGCTGTTGGTGGAGAAAAAAATATTCTTAATGTAACATACTGTGTTACTAGATTACGTTTGGAACTTAAAGATGAAAGTATAGTTTCAGATGAAACTGTAAAATCAATTGATGGTGTAATAGGAGTATTGAGAAAAAATGGTCAATATCAAATTATACTAGGTAATGATGTTGAAAATTATTATAAAGAATTTATTAAAGTAGGAAAATTTAAATTTATGAATGTATCACAGGAGAAAAAAGGTTCTATTTTATCACAAATTATTGAATACATTGCAGGTTCAATGACATCAATTATTCCAGCTATACTTGGTTGTGGAATGATAAAAGTATTAGTATTAATACTTCCTATGTTAGGTATTTTTGAATCTAATTCTCAGACAATTACATTTTTAACAATTTTTGGTGATGCAGGATACTATTTCCTACCTATACTTTTAGCTTATTCAGCATCTAAAAAATTAAATGTTAATACAGCTCTTGCTATGTTTGTAGCTGGGATTTTACTACACCCTAGTTTTGTCCAAATTATATCTACTGGAGAAGAACTTAAGCTATTTGGGGTAACTGTTACACCTGCTAATTATGGCTCATCAGTTATACCAATTTTAATTATGGTATATTTAATGAAATATATTGAAAAAGCCTTTAATAAAATAACACCGGCTGTAACTAAAAGTTTTTTACAGCCTACACTTGTATTAATTATTTCAGGATTTATAGCTATTGTTTTAGTAGGACCTCTTGGTGTAATTTTTGGAAAGGGTTTATTAAATTTAATTGAACAAATGTATGGTATGACTAGTTGGATAACATTAGCTGTTTTAGGAGCGACTATGCCCTTTATAATTATGACAGGTATGCACTGGGCATTAGCCTCTATTTTTCTAGCAGCTTCTGTTGCTACACCTGACGTGCTTATACTTCCTGCAATGTTAGCCTCTAATTTAGCTCAAGGTGCAGCTTCTATGGCTATTGCATTTAAAAGTAAGAATAATAATACTAAACAAGTTGCATTTGCAGCTGGATTTTCAGCATTACTTGCAGGTATTACTGAACCAGCTTTATACGGTGTTACATTAAAATACAAAAAACCACTTTATGCTGCAATGATAGGTGGAGGATTAGCAGGACTATATGTTGGATTAACAGGAGTTAAATCATATATATTTGCCGTACCCTCTATAATTGGTCTTCCTCAATTTATTTATTCAGGAGCTCCAAGTAATATACTAAATGCGTTAATTGCTGGAATGATTTCTATTATTGTAACATTTATTTTAGCATATATTTTTGGTATTGATGAAGATGAAAAAAAAGCTCCAGTTAATTTGAATAATATTAAATCTGGAGTGTCAAATAGAAAAAATGTATATGCTCCTATTTCTGGAAAAATTGTACCTTTAAAAGATGTGAATGATACAACATTTTCAGAGAAATTATTAGGAGAAGGAATTGCAATTATTCCTGAAAATGGTAAAATTTATGCTCCTTTTGATGGAATTGTTACAAGTATTTTTCCAACAAAACATGCAATTACATTAACAAGTGATGATGGAGTTGAACTATTAATACATATAGGTTTAGAAACTGTTAAATTAGAAGGTAAGGGGTTTGAAAGTAAAATTTCAGATGGAGATAGAGTTACTAAAGGTCAGTTAATACTTGAAGTAGATTTAGAAACAATTTTATCAGCAGGATATGAAATAATAACTCCTGTAATCGTTACAAATACACAAAATTATTTAGATGTTTTATTAGTTCCAACAAAAGATGAAATTATTCATTCTAATGAATTGTTGGCTATACTATAG